From one Coffea eugenioides isolate CCC68of chromosome 11, Ceug_1.0, whole genome shotgun sequence genomic stretch:
- the LOC113751764 gene encoding uncharacterized protein LOC113751764 — MSMITLSRLFSPNPSLKTPFKFKPSFQKPSFFTPTLNHSIPFYPSLDKANPFKLQGKRLPFGKNLGVTFDNKRSFGLFAKAEENEEMDKAELEARGQSTMPDRFRPLTKEAPDKPIRWPWFIALAFALYAWRTVLWELSNWKKAVAAIFQFLGYILKLALALVFHFIGDPITSLIRGIETTFYTIRASYSWVIAYAPIPELSTVIVLSSAVLAISEATVPDSVNSQPYMLTLAGLIGLAAVRSYISELFFWILLLGLFSFSRFVKKRDYVSSALPAAAVLAGVGEPWIRIIVLASYLALAIIQHSKQRSDGKENEVTGPVRRVPIPLLCAALAIGLRVAAKWAGYRHLTWMIA; from the exons ATGTCGATGATAACTCTTTCAAGACTCTTTTCCCCTAACCCATCTCTCAAAACTCCATTTAAATTTAAACCCTCTTTTCAAAAGCCATCTTTCTTTACTCCCACTCTGAACCATTCAATCCCATTTTACCCTTCTTTAGATAAAGCTAACCCCTTCAAGCTTCAAGGAAAACGCCTGCCTTTTGGGAAGAATCTTGGGGTCACATTCGACAATAAGAGAAGTTTTGGGCTTTTTGCTAAGGCTGAGGAGAATGAGGAAATGGATAAAGCTGAATTGGAGGCTAGAGGGCAGAGTACCATGCCTGATAGGTTCAGACCCTTGACTAAAGAAGCTCCTGATAAGCCGATCAGGTGGCCTTGGTTTATAg CATTGGCTTTTGCACTTTATGCCTGGAGAACTGTCTTGTGGGAATTGTCCAACTGGAAGAAGGCTGTGGCAGCTATCTTCCAATTCCTTGGATACATCTTAAAACTCGCATTAGCCCTTGTATTCCATTTTATAGGGGATCCAATTACATCCTTGATTAGAGGTATTGAGACTACATTTTACACCATTCGAGCATCCTACTCCTGGGTGATTGCATATGCTCCTATTCCAGAGCTTTCAACAGTTATCGTCCTGTCATCAGCCGTACTTGCTATCTCTGAAGCGACTGTTCCTGACTCTGTAAATAGCCAGCCATACATGCTCACGTTAGCTGGATTAATCGGTCTTGCTGCTGTTAGGAGCTACATTTCTGAGCTATTCTTTTGGATATTACTTTTGGGTTTGTTTAGTTTTTCTCGTTTTGTTAAGAAGAGAGATTATGTCTCTTCTGCATTGCCTGCGGCAGCTGTTTTAGCTGGTGTGGGAGAACCTTGGATTAGAATCATAGTGCTGGCCTCATATCTGGCACTGGCCATCATTCAACATTCAAAGCAACGTTCAGATGGCAAAGAAAATGAGGTTACTGGACCAGTTAGGAGAGTTCCAATTCCTCTTCTTTGTGCTGCATTGGCAATTGGTCTCCGCGTTGCCGCTAAATGGGCTGGATATAGACACCTGACATGGATGATTGCTTGA
- the LOC113754253 gene encoding putative pentatricopeptide repeat-containing protein At1g03510, translated as MGSYSSNHLRLLSYTKLLASHVNGGRHQKALGLFHHIHSSLSFALDPFIFPLALKSCASLHCSDLGTSIHALTYKWSFVSNPFVASALVDMYGKCISISSARRLFDEIPQRNAVVWNAMISLYAHSSDMSAAMDLFEVMDVLPSVSSFNSIIAGFLEMDDGFYKAIGFYRRMLKLGLAPNLITVLALLRACLGVSSLNLIKEIHGYAVRNEFEPSMHLRSGLIEAYGRCGCLRNADSVFQQMKERDVVAWSSLISAYALQGEARTALEIFAQMEIANVKPDEITFLAVLKACSHAGLADEARVYFARIQNCYGVEANSDHYACLVDVLSRAGRLREAYEVIKGMPVKVTVKAWGALLAASRTYGEVELGEIAGRALLEMEPENPANYVILARLYSNAGRPTKAEEIRREMKERGLKATPGSSWTIHQN; from the coding sequence ATGGGCTCGTATTCATCGAACCACCTCCGTTTGCTTTCCTACACTAAGCTCCTAGCTTCTCACGTCAACGGTGGCCGTCACCAGAAAGCCCTCGGTCTTTTCCACCATATCCACTCTTCTCTATCCTTCGCATTGGACCCTTTTATCTTCCCTCTTGCCCTCAAATCCTGCGCATCCCTTCACTGCTCTGATCTGGGCACTTCGATTCACGCACTCACCTACAAATGGTCTTTCGTATCAAACCCATTTGTGGCTTCTGCTCTCGTCGACATGTATGGCAAATGCATCTCAATTTCATCCGCCCGCCGACTGTTCGATGAAATTCCTCAAAGAAATGCAGTCGTTTGGAACGCTATGATTTCGCTCTACGCCCATTCAAGTGATATGTCTGCTGCTATGGACTTGTTTGAAGTTATGGATGTTTTGCCTAGTGTGTCGAGTTTTAACTCGATTATAGCTGGATTTTTGGAAATGGATGACGGGTTTTATAAGGCCATTGGGTTTTATAGGCGAATGCTGAAGTTGGGTTTGGCGCCTAATTTGATTACGGTTCTTGCTCTTTTACGTGCTTGTTTGGGTGTATCCTCGTTGAATTTGATTAAAGAAATTCATGGTTATGCAGTGAGGAATGAATTTGAGCCGAGTATGCACTTGAGGAGCGGGTTAATTGAAGCGTATGGGCGATGCGGGTGCCTTAGAAATGCAGATTCTGTGTTTCAGCAAATGAAGGAAAGAGATGTGGTTGCTTGGAGTAGTTTGATATCAGCTTACGCACTTCAAGGTGAGGCAAGAACTGCACTAGAAATATTCGCGCAGATGGAAATAGCGAATGTAAAGCCTGATGAGATTACGTTTTTGGCTGTTCTGAAAGCTTGTAGTCATGCAGGATTAGCTGATGAGGCACGAGTGTACTTCGCCCGTATACAAAATTGTTATGGGGTGGAAGCAAATAGCGATCATTATGCTTGTTTAGTTGATGTTTTGAGCAGAGCTGGTAGATTACGTGAGGCTTATGAAGTTATAAAAGGAATGCCAGTAAAGGTGACTGTAAAAGCTTGGGGAGCATTACTTGCGGCTTCCAGAACCTATGGAGAAGTGGAGCTCGGGGAAATTGCTGGAAGAGCATTGCTTGAGATGGAGCCAGAAAATCCTGCTAATTATGTGATATTGGCAAGACTTTATTCTAATGCTGGAAGACCTACAAAAGCAGAAGAAATTAGAAgagaaatgaaggaaaggggCCTGAAGGCTACACCTGGTAGTAGTTGGACAATACACCAAAATTGA